From Heteronotia binoei isolate CCM8104 ecotype False Entrance Well chromosome 3, APGP_CSIRO_Hbin_v1, whole genome shotgun sequence, a single genomic window includes:
- the GJA8 gene encoding gap junction alpha-8 protein, protein MGDWSFLGNILEEVNEHSTVIGRVWLTVLFIFRILILGTAAEFVWGDEQSDFVCNTQQPGCENVCYDEAFPISHIRLWVLQIIFVSTPSLVYLGHAAHHVRMEEKRKEREEAERARQAEADEENSALDPDQKSPIVTKEISPKGIKKFRLEGTLLRTYICHIFFKTLFEVGFIVGQYFLYGFRILPLYRCGRWPCPNLVDCFVSRPTEKTVFIMFMLAVASVSLFLNLVEISHLGLKKILMAFRRSVEQQPVETPEKPLHSIAVSSIQKVKGYKLLEEEKPVFHYFPLTDVGVETTSISPSFNNFEEKIGMERLKDLSRVFDEQLPSYAHMDEQDEEKAEVGEEPGQEAHEVAEEAQESGAQKVIDKAEEKEEAKPKEEQALEPPGEDLPLPPADITVDTRPLSRLSKTSSRARSDDLTV, encoded by the coding sequence ATGGGTGACTGGAGTTTCTTGGGGAACATTTTAGAAGAGGTAAATGAGCACTCCACTGTCATTGGCAGAGTCTGGCTTACAGTACTCTTCATTTTCCGAATCTTAATCCTAGGGACTGCTGCAGAGTTTGTATGGGGAGATGAACAGTCAGACTTTGTGTGCAACACCCAGCAACCTGgttgtgagaatgtctgctatgATGAAGCCTTCCCCATCTCCCACATTCGCCTGTGGGTTCTACAGATCATCTTTGTCTCCACTCCCTCATTGGTTTATTTGGGCCATGCTGCACACCATGTTAGGatggaagaaaaaaggaaagagcgGGAAGAAGCAGAAAGGGCCAGACAAGCTGAGGCAGATGAAGAAAACTCTGCCCTTGATCCAGACCAGAAGAGCCCTATAGTCACCAAAGAAATAAGCCCCAAGGGGATCAAGAAATTTCGTcttgagggaacactgctgagaaCCTATATCTGCCACATCTTTTTCAAAACACTCTTTGAGGTGGGCTTCATAGTGGGTCAATACTTTCTGTATGGCTTCCGAATTCTACCTCTTTACCGCTGTGGCAGGTGGCCCTGTCCCAACCTCGTAGACTGTTTTGTGTCCAGGCCTACTGAGAAAACTGTCTTTATTATGTTTATGTTGGCTGTGGCTTCAGTGTCCCTCTTTCTCAATCTTGTGGAGATAAGTCACTTGGGCCTTAAGAAGATTCTGATGGCTTTCAGAAGGTCAGTAGAACAACAGCCTGTGGAGACCCCAGAGAAACCCCTTCACTCTATTGCAGTTTCATCCATCCAAAAAGTCAAAGGTTACAAGCTGTTggaggaagagaagccagtaTTTCACTACTTTCCTTTGACAGACGTGGGAGTAGAAACAACATCTATATCCCCCTCATTCAATAACTTTGAAGAAAAGATTGGCATGGAGCGCCTGAAAGACCTTTCCAGGGTCTTTGATGAGCAGTTGCCATCCTATGCCCATATGGATGAACAGGATGAAGAAAAAGCAGAAGTGGGAGAAGAGCCAGGACAGGAGGCACATGAAGTGGCTGAGGAGGCGCAAGAGTCAGGAGCTCAAAAAGTGATAGACAAagcagaggaaaaagaagaagcaaaGCCAAAGGAAGAACAAGCGTTAGAACCTCCAGGAGAGGACTTACCCTTGCCACCAGCTGATATCACTGTTGACACAAGACCCCTTAGCAGGTTGAGCAAAACCAGTAGTCGGGCCAGATCAGATGATCTGACTGTATGA